The following proteins come from a genomic window of Aspergillus oryzae RIB40 DNA, chromosome 4:
- a CDS encoding Pal1 family protein (predicted protein), with protein MVSPIDRSDMTNNTRDLFENLSLNSNPAPQPTGYRPAPSRPDRPFQNGGISSSHRPTTSRERPERREKDSLDIFADPPSAGLPRPRDRDRRPRRNSESSIMERPKLLDPEDERRRRERRRREREARHRDGKPRSSKKNNYQLDIIDKLDVTSIYGTGMFHHDGPFDACNPNRNRKGQRTAPMQAFPADSANMALGGSGPVNQDINLDLFHGRSEQGYNDYGVIETRKTEGVNFDPTSRIEPVHGEQSMGLGTSTFLDGAPASKAAIQRRESENDQQIRQGAGGLQRKKSLAQRLRGVGSRPSNGRVVSPEASYMAPAGSSHIGTIKANEKNPFFQDYDDAWEKKGARIAEESQGLGRARSTSSPKQSSGLERRHTEDRSYGYDEGRNANGGGGGGFLNRMKSLRKPRPERRISDD; from the exons ATGGTGTCCCCCATCGATCGGTCCGATATGACGAACAATACGCGCGATCTCTTT GAAAACCTCTCGCTCAACTCCAACCCAGCTCCTCAACCCACGGGCTACCGACCCGCTCCGTCTCGCCCCGATCGGCCTTTCCAGAATGGTGGTATTTCGAGCAGTCACCGCCCAACTACGTCGAGGGAACGTCCGGAGCGCCGGGAGAAAGATTCGCTAGACATCTTCGCTGACCCGCCGAGTGCAGGCCTGCCGAGGCCCCGGGATCGCGACCGCCGCCCTCGTCGGAACTCGGAGTCGTCCATTATGGAGCGTCCCAAGCTGCTCGACCCGGAAGACGAGCGGCGCCGGCGGGAGAGGAGGCGGCGGGAACGGGAAGCTCGTCATCGGGACGGCAAGCCTCGTTCTTCGAAAAAGAACAACTACCAACTCGACATTATTGACAAGCTCGATGTGACTAGTATCTACGGCACAGGAA TGTTCCATCACGATGGACCGTTTGATGCGTGCAACCCCAACCGTAACCGCAAGGGCCAACGCACAGCCCCCATGCAAGCCTTCCCTGCGGATTCTGCCAACATGGCCTTGGGAGGCTCTGGTCCCGTCAATCAGGACATTAATCTGGACCTGTTCCACGGAAGGTCAGAGCAAGGCTATAACGATTATGGCGTAATCGAGACTCGTAAAACGGAAGGGGTGAACTTCGATCCTACATCGCGGATCGAGCCAGTGCATGGCGAACAGAGTATGGGATTAGGAACCAGCACCTTCTTGGATGGGGCTCCTGCCAGCAAAGCCGCCATCCAACGCCGTGAGAGCGAGAATGATCAACAGATCAGACAAGGGGCGGGGGGTCTGCAACGGAAAAAGAGTTTGGCGCAGCGACTCCGCGGGGTGGGTAGCCGCCCGTCCAACGGCCGTGTGGTATCACCTGAAGCATCCTATATGGCACCCGCGGGCTCCAGCCATATCGGGACGATCAAGGCCAACGAGAAGAATCCATTTTTCCAGGATTACGATGATgcttgggagaagaaaggtgcTCGGATCGCCGAGGAATCACAAGGACTGGGACGAGCTCGTTCTACGAGTAGTCCGAAGCAAAGTTCCGGTCTGGAAAGGAGACACACAGAGGACCGATCATATGGATATGACGAGGGCCGTAATGCCAacgggggtggtggtggcggcTTTCTCAatcggatgaagagcttgCGCAAGCCCCGTCCCGAGAGACGAATCAGTGACGACTGA
- a CDS encoding alpha/beta hydrolase (predicted protein) — protein MKAGEYIYKKGDEGEDILTDVYWSEISSKRSSPIAIIYHAGGFVKWSKDVVPKSEISTLTDLGFVVLVPNYRLCPQISVFNGPIADSRDCLVWAANELPGLLQNESVEVDRNRIVAMGHSAGGTLALLMGSAPEVPVKAVLDFYGLKYFSDPTWRLPIPEFEQSPSWSQEYIDKIYEGHQVSASPRFLGDGTLPPRDAWFATHMKQGTLLDELVKNEDKSTIDGTVRFSTLFPQTMFIHGTADKVTHHRFSERAHEELKRLGVVTDLLLADGEDHVFDLTLEEDDLKFVQYVLPGLKFLARAVGLL, from the exons ATGAAAGCTGgcgaatatatatacaagaaaggagatgaaggcgaagatATTCTTACCGATGTGTACTGGTCAGAAATATCCTCCAAGCGTAGCAGTCCTATTG CAATTATCTACCATGCGGGTGGTTTTGTCAAATGGTCCAAAGACGTCGTTCCGAAATCAGAGATCTCTACTCTAACAGATCTAGGGTTTGTGGTATTAGTACCAAACTACAGACTATGTCCACAAATCTCTGTCTTCAATGGGCCGATCGCGGATTCTAGAGACTGTTTGGTATGGGCAGCCAACGAGCTGCCCGGGTTGTTGCAAAATGAGTCAGTGGAAGTAGACCGGAATCGAATTGTTGCTATGGGACACTCTGCAGGCGGGACATTAGCTCTATTGATG GGGTCTGCACCGGAAGTCCCAGTCAAAGCGGTTCTTGACTTCTATGGCCTCAAATACTTTTCTGATCCGACGTGGCGACTACCTATTCCCGAATTTGAACAATCACCCTCTTGGTCACAGGAGTACATTGACAAGATTTATGAGGGGCACCAAGTTTCCGCATCGCCGCGCTTCTTGGGGGATGGTACTCTTCCTCCGAGGGATGCCTGGTTTGCTACTCATATGAAACAGGGAACCTTGTTGGACGAACTAGTCAAGAATGAAGACAAGAGTACTATTGACGGTACTGTTCGGTTCTCGACCTTGTTTCCACAAACCATGTTTATTCATGGAACAGCTGATAAAGTGACGCACCATCGTTTTAGTGAACGGGCTCATGAAGAACTGAAGAGGTTGGGGGTCGTTACAGATCTATTGCTAGCAGATGGTGAGGATCATGTGTTTGACTTGACcttggaggaagacgatCTGAAGTTTGTTCAGTATGTCTTACCAGGGTTGAAGTTCCTTGCCCGGGCAGTAGGATTGCTGTAA
- a CDS encoding MCM DNA helicase complex subunit MCM2 (DNA replication licensing factor, MCM2 component): MSSPLRPSYTAANRGLGNLNRRKRDREPDDETSSIAPPSSPPPSSPPMLPYEDDERDEEAELLEDIDDLDEMAEEGEGIDLFGDSFENDYTSRENDRYQGADIDDEEQEELDIGTRRQLEARLNRRDRELARRSRMPRAFLQDDDDQNIDLTRQPRRRRHHYDEDREDIDMGEGDMEELSLEEMMDIKAPNVTDWVLQPQVLRSIYREFKAFLTEFTDDSGASVYGNKIKTLGEVNSASLEVSYDHLSSTRAVLAYFVANEPTEVLKVFDQVALDVTLFHYPQYHDIHNEIHVRIIDLPTVSTLRQLRQSHLNSLVRVTGVVTRRSGVFPQLKYIMFVCGKCNITLGPFQQEASQEVKISYCQNCQSKGPFTVNSEKTVYRNYQKMTLQESPGSVPAGRLPRQREVILLADLIDSAKPGDEVEVTGIYRNSYDAQLNNKNGFPVFATIIEANHVIKSHDQLAGFHLTEEDEREIRALSRDPEIVDKIIRSIAPSIYGHQDVKTAIALSLFGGVSKQAQGKMSIRGDINVLLLGDPGTAKSQVLKYVEKTAHRAVFATGQGASAVGLTASVRRDPLTSEWTLEGGALVLADRGTCLIDEFDKMNDQDRTSIHEAMEQQTISISKAGIVTTLQARCAVVAAANPIGGRYNSTAPFNANVELTEPILSRFDILCVVRDLVDPAEDERLANFVVESHHRANPARPLRDEEGNLIDSDGNRIDEEGYRLDREGNRLPFTPEEIAAREAANRKIEEEKEGEIPQELLRKYILYARERCHPKLYQIDQDKIARLFADMRRESLATGAYPITVRHLEAIMRIAESFCKMRLSEYCSSQDIDRAIAVTVDSFIGSQKVSCKKALSRAFAKYILSRPKPQSRRKAGIAAPNPYVPKATAPRAY, translated from the exons ATGAG TTCACCACTTCGCCCCAGTTACACCGCCGCAAATCGCGGACTAGGAAATTTGAACCGTCgcaagagagacagagagcCTGATGATGAAACATCTTCAATCGCTCCCCCCTCTAGTC cccccccctcttctcctcctaTGCTTCCttatgaagatgacgaacgcgatgaagaagcagagcttctggaagatatcgatgaccttgacgaaATGGcagaggagggagagggtATTGACCTGTTCGGTGATAGCTTCGAAAATGACTACACGAGCAGGGAAAACGATCGTTATCAAGGAGCCGACAtcgatgacgaagaacaagaagagctAGACATAGGCACACGTCGCCAACTGGAAGCTCGCTTGAACAGGAGAGATCGGGAATTGGCACGGCGCAGTCGCATGCCTCGAGCTTTTCTGcaagacgatgatgaccaaAACATAGATCTTACCCGCCAGCCTCGCCGGCGGAGACATCACTACGACGAGGACCGAGAAGATATCGACATGGGTGAAGGTGATATGGAAGAGCTCtcattggaagagatgatggatATCAAGGCACCCAATGTCACAGACTGGGTGTTACAGCCTCAAGTCCTGCGCTCCATCTACCGAGAATTCAAGGCGTTCTTGACCGAGTTCACTGACGACTCCGGTGCTTCGGTGTACggaaacaagatcaagactCTTGGTGAGGTTAACTCGGCCTCTCTCGAAGTCTCCTATGACCACTTGTCCAGCACCAGGGCTGTATTGGCATACTTCGTGGCCAATGAGCCCACCGAGGTTCTTAAAGTTTTCGACCAGGTCGCTCTTGATGTGACATTGTTCCATTACCCTCAATACCACGACATCCATAATGAGATTCATGTTCGCATCATCGATCTTCCTACCGTTAGCACTCTACGTCAGCTGCGCCAGTCTCATCTCAACTCCCTAGTGCGTGTCACTGGTGTCGTCACGCGCCGCAGTGGTGTATTCCCGCAATTGAAGTATATCATGTTCGTTTGCGGCAAATGTAATATCACCTTGGGCCCGTTCCAGCAGGAAGCCAGTCAGGAAGTGAAGATTTCATACTGCCAGAACTGCCAATCCAAGGGACCGTTCACCGTCAACTCAGAGAAGACCGTCTACCGCAATTACCAGAAAATGACTCTTCAAGAATCGCCTGGCTCCGTCCCTGCCGGACGACTTCCACGCCAGCGTGAAGTCATCCTTCTTGCAGATCTCATTGATTCCGCCAAGCCTGGTGACGAAGTCGAAGTGACCGGTATCTACCGCAACAGCTATGATGCCCAGCTCAATAACAAGAACGGATTCCCTGTGTTCGCCACTATTATCGAAGCAAACCATGTTATCAAGTCTCACGACCAGCTGGCTGGTTTCCACTtgactgaagaagatgagcgTGAGATCCGCGCGCTCTCGCGAGACCCAGAAATCGTGGACAAGATTATCCGTTCCATTGCTCCCAGTATCTACGGTCATCAAGACGTGAAGACAGCCATtgccctctccctctttgGCGGTGTCAGCAAGCAAGCCCAGGGCAAGATGTCGATCCGTGGAGACATCAACGTCTTACTTCTTGGTGACCCAGGTACTGCCAAATCCCAAGTCCTCAAATATGTCGAGAAGACCGCCCACCGTGCCGTTTTTGCAACGGGTCAAGGTGCCAGTGCCGTCGGTTTGACAGCCAGCGTGCGCCGCGACCCGCTGACCAGCGAATGGACTCTGGAAGGTGGTGCCCTCGTACTCGCAGACCGTGGTACATGTCTGATTGATGAGTTCGACAAGATGAACGACCAAGACCGTACCTCCATCCACGAAGCCATGGAACAACAaaccatctccatctccaaagCCGGTATCGTCACCACACTGCAAGCGCGCTGCGCCGTTGTTGCAGCAGCCAACCCCATTGGGGGCCGCTATAACAGCACTGCACCTTTTAACGCCAACGTCGAGCTCACCGAACCCATTCTCTCCCGTTTCGACATCCTCTGCGTTGTCCGCGACCTCGTGGAtcctgctgaagatgaacgCCTCGCCAACTTCGTCGTCGAATCCCACCATCGCGCCAACCCAGCCCGCCCCCTGcgagacgaagaaggtaaCCTGATCGATAGCGACGGCAACCGCATCGACGAAGAAGGCTATCGCCTGGACAGGGAGGGTAACCGCCTCCCATTCACTCCGGAAGAAATCGCCGCCCGCGAAGCTGCCAACCGcaaaatcgaagaagaaaaggagggcGAAATCCCCCAGGAACTCCTTCGCAAATACATCCTCTATGCCCGTGAACGCTGCCACCCGAAACTCTACCAAATCGACCAAGACAAGATCGCCCGTCTTTTCGCAGACATGCGTCGTGAATCCCTCGCAACAGGCGCATACCCCATTACC GTCCGTCACTTGGAAGCGATCATGCGTATCGCAGAATCCTTCTGCAAAATGCGTCTCTCAGAATACTGTTCCAGTCAAGACATCGACCGCGCAATAGCAGTGACAGTCGATTCCTTCATCGGCAGTCAGAAGGTTTCCTGCAAGAAGGCCCTCTCTCGCGCTTTTGCCAA GTACATATTATCTAGACCTAAGCCTCAGTCAAGACGGAAAGCGGGTATTGCTGCGCCGAATCCGTATGTTCCTAAGGCCACTGCGCCTCGGGCTTACTAG
- a CDS encoding alkaline phosphatase (alkaline phosphatase) yields MRFLSIAGAALFASSAVAQTYQRLGGCPTLGCVFPPDQADFLPGQYFDIRLEVHSPVNGSEARQGQPDPDFKFTIAKKGEEGVAAAEYFEIDEPQLERWNFTWYEDLFAKDAQKPSLVNVTAKAYRRVALHEPGEYEATLTYYGQEKTVANWLVRDLPEKRRAKNVVLFIGDGMTTNMITAARLIAHRSINGKYLTKLQLDKFPVLGHQMTHSMDSFITDSANSATALYTGHKTTVNALNVYVDSSKDPFDDPKFETISEIFRRRYPDAGIGIVSTAFLADATPAALAAHTRDRGEYDHVISAYYEGLTKYEWTDWDGPDVLLGAGAENFVTSEDAPRDYYKLFSEKEYSISWNKTALQAAPNDTKALGVFSTSNLATWLDRNVYQENLRNQSNYPDGSKRDAEDLPGLKEMTLKAIDVLNARHEDDGWFLMSEAASIDKQMHTLDYDRSLGELLELDDTVRATIEKLKALGQLEDTLIIVTADHGHGFDVTGSVDTEYLNAQEDGRDKRRAIGTYQNSGLSQYTVRGPNALRYSEGVHFPARWDPRYTLHAGVVAFPDHQENYEVHKEGPRKPAVKRSGSDGYFANYKDAVTGFLINGTLPVDADQGVHSLTDVPVFAQGPCQELFGGVYSSVDIFFNMAECLGLADHGKN; encoded by the exons ATGAGGTTCCTCTCAATTGCAGGTGCGGCGCTCTTCGCTTCCAGCGCTGTTGCCCAAACTTACCAGCGCTTGGGTGGCTGTCCAACCTTGGGCTGCGTGTTCCCTCCTGACCA GGCGGATTTCCTCCCCGGACAGTACTTCGATATCCGCCTAGAAGTCCACTCGCCCGTCAACGGCTCTGAAGCTCGCCAGGGCCAGCCTGATCCGGACTTCAAGTTCACTATCGCGAAGAAAGGTGAAGAGGGCGTTGCCGCGGCAGAATATTTTGAGATCGATGAGCCGCAACTCGAGAGATGGAACTTTACCTGGTATGAAG ACCTGTTCGCGAAGGATGCCCAGAAACCCTCTCTCGTCAATGTCACTGCCAAGGCATACAGAAGGGTCGCTCTCCACGAGCCTGGTGAGTACGAGGCGACGTTGACCTATTACGGTCAAGAAAAGACGGTTGCCAACTGGCTGGTGCGCGACCTCCCGGAGAAGCGACGGGCGAAGAATGTCGTTCTCTTCATCGGAGACGGCATGACAACTAATATGATCACGGCGGCTCGTTTAATCGCTCATCGTAGCATTAATGGCAAGTACTTGACCAAATTGCAATTGGACAAGTTCCCGGTCTTGGGCCATCAAATGACCCACTCGATGGACTCCTTCATCACGGACTCCGCCAACTCCGCCACGGCACTCTATACGGGCCACAAGACCACAGTGAACGCTTTGAACGTCTATGTGGACTCGTCGAAAGATCCTTTCGATGACCCCAAATTCGAGACCATCTCCGAGATATTCCGCCGCCGGTACCCCGATGCCGGTATTGGAATCGTCTCGACCGCTTTCCTGGCTGACGCCACCCCTGCTGCCTTGGCTGCCCATACTCGGGACCGTGGCGAGTATGACCACGTTATTAGCGCCTACTATGAAGGGTTGACCAAGTATGAGTGGACGGACTGGGACGGTCCGGACGTCCTCCTCGGTGCCGGTGCGGAGAACTTCGTTACCAGCGAAGACGCGCCTCGGGATTACTACAAACTGTTCTCCGAGAAGGAATACAGTATTAGCTGGAACAAGACCGCTCTGCAAGCTGCCCCGAATGACACCAAGGCCCTAGGAGTTTTCTCCACGTCCAACCTGGCCACTTGGCTCGATCGCAACGTCTACCAGGAGAACCTTCGCAACCAGAGCAACTATCCGGATGGCTCAAAGCGCGACGCAGAGGACCTTCCGGGACTGAAGGAGATGACCCTTAAGGCGATCGACGTATTGAACGCCCGGCACGAGGATGATGGCTGGTTCCTCATGTCGGAGGCCGCCAGCATCGACAAGCAGATGCACACCTTGGATTACGACCGGTCTCTGGGCGAACTGCTAGAGCTGGACGATACCGTGCGCGCCACGAtcgagaagctcaaagcCCTTGGACAGCTGGAAGACACCCTTATCATTGTTACCGCTGACCACGGCCACGGATTCGACGTCACCGGCTCGGTTGACACCGAATACTTGAACGCACAGGAAGATGGTCGCGACAAGCGACGGGCTATCGGAACCTATCAGAATTCGGGACTCTCGCAGTACACCGTGCGCGGCCCTAACGCCTTGCGGTACTCGGAAGGGGTCCATTTCCCGGCCCGCTGGGATCCGCGCTACACTCTGCATGCCGGCGTGGTGGCGTTCCCCGACCACCAAGAGAATTATGAAGTGCACAAAGAGGGACCGCGGAAGCCCGCGGTGAAGCGCAGTGGATCCGACGGCTACTTTGCCAACTACAAGGACGCAGTGACTGGGTTCCTGATCAACGGCACTCTGCCCGTCGATGCGGACCAGGGCGTGCACTCGTTGACGGATGTACCGGTGTTTGCGCAGGGCCCTTGCCAGGAGCTGTTTGGTGGCGTGTACAGCTCGGTAGACATCTTCTTTAACATGGCCGAGTGTCTCGGGTTAGCCGACCATGGAAAGAATTAA
- a CDS encoding putative metaphase-anaphase transition protein (Mlo2) (uncharacterized conserved protein, contains N-recognin-type Zn-finger), with amino-acid sequence MDNSETVPSNADQAKNAHNVNNRRESFSSQNSQTAKEFIESQMQLEADAREILPYSFDSCTKALGPLRQTLYACLTCNPPPKTADEPHAAAGVCYSCSIACHGEHTLVELFNKRNFVCDCGTTRVPSSAPCTLRNDPKTGTKGVHSEEPHPENKYNQNFQNKFCGCSEDYNAEEEKGTMFQCLGLGTAESGGCGEDWWHPECLIGLPRDWYKDFKKEAGGNGQIEDDEETPLPPGFPGEDDFETFLCYKCVDSNPWLKRYAGTVGFLPPVYKEGGLPKTTKTAPETTATDVKEEEPTNPKKRKMEDEEEGEPTAKRIKEDSENTPSDSKPEPNSAPKEEPTQPPPLKNKHDSLTDPVPSGAFSLFLKEDFRDHFCRCRDCYPNLAPHIQLREEEETYEPPLSEDGEANGGGSTGTGSLLDRGEAALSNIDRVRAIEGAMVYNHLRDKVKEFLKPFAETGKAVGAEDIKSYFEKLRGDEQHIRDAAGQASALSGKDDSNDNEGGGGRREQNGTCKRHFLGNDR; translated from the exons ATGGATAACTCTGAGACCGTACCATCTAACGCCGACCAGGCGAAGAACGCACACAATGTCAACAACCGGCGCGAGAGCTTCAGCTCACAGAACTCGCAGACTGCGAAAGA GTTCATTGAAAGTCAGATGCAACTCGAAGCCGATGCACGCGAAATCCTACCTTAT TCATTCGACTCCTGCACGAAAGCCTTAGGGCCACTGCGGCAGACTTTATACGCTTGTTTAACCTGCAATCCTCCTCCCAAGACCGCCGATGAGCCGCACGCCGCGGCAGGAGTATGCTATTCCTGTTCCATCGCCTGCCATGGCGAACACACGCTCGTTGAACTATTTAACAAAAGAAACTTTGTCTGTGATTGTGGTACAACTCGTGTGCCATCGTCCGCTCCATGCACGCTACGCAATGACCCCAAGACCGGTACGAAGGGCGTCCATTCTGAAGAACCGCATCCCGAGAACAAGTACAACCAAAATTTCCAGAACAAGTTTTGCGGCTGTAGTGAAGACTATAacgcggaggaagagaagggaacAATGTTTCAGTGTCTTGGACTGGGAACTGCTGAATCGGGCGGGTGTGGAGAAGATTGGTGGCATCCAGAGTGTCTCATCGGGCTGCCGCGGGATTGGTATAAGGacttcaagaaagaggcgGGTGGGAATGGTCAaattgaggatgatgaagagacgCCACTTCCTCCGGGATTCCCTGGGGAAGACGATTTCGAGACGTTTCTCTGTTACAAGTGCGTTGACTCGAATCCTTGGTTGAAACGGTATGCGGGAACGGTGGGTTTCCTTCCCCCTGTATACAAGGAAGGTGGATTGCCCAAGACGACCAAAACTGCACCTGAGACTACAGCTACAGatgtcaaagaagaagaacccacTAACCCCAAGAAACGgaaaatggaggatgaggaagagggcgagCCCACTGCGAAGCGGATCAAGGAAGATTCTGAGAATACCCCTTCGGACTCGAAGCCAGAGCCTAACTCAGCACCAAAGGAGGAACCTACACAGCCCCCGCCACTGAAGAACAAGCATGACTCCCTCACCGACCCTGTTCCTTCCGGCGCATTCTCCTTATTCTTGAAAGAAGACTTCCGCGACCACTTTTGCCGCTGTCGCGACTGTTACCCCAATCTCGCTCCGCACATCCAGTTgcgtgaagaagaagaaacctaCGAGCCCCCGCTCTCTGAGGATGGGGAAGCCAACGGCGGTGGCAGTACTGGTACCGGTAGCCTCCTTGACCGCGGTGAAGCTGCGTTGAGCAATATCGACCGTGTGCGAGCCATCGAAGGCGCAATGGTATACAATCACCTGCGCGACAAAGTTAAGGAGTTTCTGAAGCCATTTGCGGAGACGGGTAAGGCTGTGGGCGCGGAGGATATTAAATCTTACTTTGAGAAATTGCGTGGCGATGAACAGCACATCCGAGATGCTGCTGGCCAGGCGTCTGCACTCTCTGGTAAGGATGATAGTAATGATAATGAAGGGGGTGGCGGACGGAGAGAACAGAACGGTACGTGTAAAAGACACTTTCTTGGGAATGATCGCTAA
- the ssn3 gene encoding cyclin-dependent serine/threonine protein kinase SSN3 (cyclin C-dependent kinase CDK8), with product MLKEHLDPRKPSGTGYTSKVRVRDKYHIVGFISSGTYGRVYKALGKNGQKGEFAIKKWAGSVRYFVSLGSLTSRRFKPDKEGEIIQYTGLSQSAIREMALCSELDHANVVQLEEIILEDKAIFMVFEYTEHDLLQIIHHHTQPHRHAIPAPMVRSILFQLLNGLLYLHTSWVLHRDLKPANILVTSSGAIRIGDLGLARLFYKPLNSLFSGDKVVVTIWYRAPELLMGSRHYTPAVDLWAVGCIFAELLSLRPIFKGEEAKMDSKKTVPFQRNQMMKIIEIMGLPTKDIWPGIVSMPEYSQLQSLAMSRAPGHFPRSSNLEGWYQSCLKNGGYATSSGAGTPGADGYDLLSRLLEYDPTKRITAQEALEHPYFKNGGPISANCFEGFEGKYPHRRVTQDDNDIRSGSLPGTKRSGLPDDSLMGRASKRLKE from the coding sequence ATGTTAAAAGAGCACCTAGATCCAAGGAAGCCGTCTGGAACTGGATATACCAGCAAGGTCCGTGTCCGCGACAAATACCACATCGTGGGATTCATTAGCAGCGGCACTTACGGACGAGTCTACAAAGCCCTTGGCAAAAATGGTCAGAAGGGTGAATTCGCAATCAAAAAGTGGGCAGGATCCGTCCGTTATTTCGTTAGTCTCGGATCGCTGACCAGTCGCAGGTTTAAACCGGATAAAGAGGGAGAGATCATCCAATACACCGGCCTCTCACAGTCTGCCATCCGGGAGATGGCCCTGTGTTCCGAACTGGATCATGCCAATGTCGTACAGCTAGAAGAGATTATTCTCGAAGACAAGGCCATTTTCATGGTCTTCGAATATACAGAACATGATCTACTTCAGATCATCCATCATCATACGCAACCACACAGACATGCTATTCCGGCCCCAATGGTCAGGTCGATTTTGTTTCAACTTCTCAACGGCCTACTCTATCTCCATACCAGTTGGGTATTGCATCGAGATCTGAAGCCAGCCAACATCCTAGTTACGTCGAGTGGCGCCATCCGTATTGGGGATTTGGGTCTGGCTCGTCTCTTCTATAAACCCCTCAACTCTCTCTTCTCGGGCGATAAAGTCGTCGTCACGATTTGGTACCGTGCTCCGGAATTACTGATGGGTAGTCGTCACTACACCCCGGCCGTCGATCTCTGGGCCGTCGGATGCATTTTTGCGGAACTTTTATCCCTTCGCCCCATTTTCAAAGGAGAGGAAGCCAAGATGGACAGTAAGAAAACAGTGCCCTTTCAGCGTAatcagatgatgaaaatCATCGAAATTATGGGTCTCCCCACCAAAGACATCTGGCCGGGTATAGTGTCGATGCCCGAATACTCCCAACTCCAATCCCTAGCCATGTCACGTGCTCCAGGCCATTTCCCCCGGTCTTCGAACTTGGAAGGCTGGTATCAAAGCTGTTTGAAAAATGGCGGATATGCCACCTCGTCCGGTGCCGGGACCCCTGGTGCCGACGGATACGATCTCTTATCGAGACTGCTCGAGTATGATCCCACCAAGAGGATAACTGCGCAGGAGGCACTGGAGCATCCATATTTTAAGAATGGGGGTCCTATCTCCGCCAACTGCTTCGAGGGCTTTGAGGGGAAATATCCGCACCGTCGTGTCACccaggatgataatgatatcCGGTCTGGAAGTCTACCTGGTACTAAGCGGAGCGGATTACCGGATGATAGTTTAATGGGACGCGCCTCGAAACGGCTCAAAGAATAA